A region from the Spirochaetae bacterium HGW-Spirochaetae-1 genome encodes:
- a CDS encoding alpha/beta hydrolase, whose protein sequence is MVIKISMNANSDIFTAPLYLRNPMLQTLLSSSGLRRLGRNEMLGNSVEVIIDAGDGVKLQGFHSSHGKEPKERGLVIMLHGWEGSADSAYIVNTGKRLFLGGYDIFRLNLRDHGSSHGLNSGLFLGTLIDESLQAVRRAALDFGRGPVFLVGFSMGGNFALRMSRLCGESPIQGLERVVCINPPLDPLDATRNIDRHPLVKKYFLKKWKRSLAINQALYPELYDFGDIMTMDTCMEMTELLIRRYTDYGNAADYFGRYTLKEGYLDAAAVPLSIITAEDDPIIDVNHFREAKLNDRVSLIIHPHGGHCGYINGFRLRSWYQDWMLRLFGSELN, encoded by the coding sequence ATGGTGATAAAAATTTCTATGAATGCAAATTCCGATATTTTTACAGCCCCCCTGTATCTCCGCAATCCCATGCTCCAGACCCTGCTCTCCAGCAGCGGTCTGCGCAGGCTGGGCAGAAATGAAATGCTGGGCAACTCAGTTGAGGTGATCATCGATGCCGGTGACGGCGTGAAGCTCCAGGGATTCCATTCTTCCCACGGGAAGGAGCCGAAGGAAAGGGGGCTGGTTATTATGCTTCACGGCTGGGAGGGGAGTGCTGACTCGGCCTATATCGTGAACACCGGTAAAAGGCTTTTTCTCGGCGGCTATGATATATTCCGGCTGAATCTTCGGGACCACGGTTCCAGTCACGGCCTGAACAGTGGGCTTTTCCTGGGCACTCTCATTGATGAATCACTGCAGGCGGTCCGCCGGGCAGCGCTGGATTTTGGCCGGGGTCCCGTGTTTCTCGTGGGGTTTTCCATGGGAGGGAATTTCGCTCTTCGCATGTCCCGTCTTTGCGGAGAAAGTCCCATTCAGGGCCTGGAGCGCGTGGTGTGTATCAATCCACCCCTGGACCCTCTCGATGCCACGAGAAATATTGACAGGCATCCCCTGGTAAAAAAATATTTTCTGAAAAAATGGAAACGGTCCCTGGCCATAAACCAGGCGCTTTATCCTGAGCTTTACGATTTCGGCGATATCATGACCATGGATACCTGCATGGAAATGACGGAGCTGCTTATCCGCCGTTATACCGATTACGGCAATGCCGCAGATTACTTCGGCCGGTATACGCTGAAAGAAGGGTATCTCGATGCCGCCGCAGTGCCCCTGTCCATCATCACTGCCGAGGATGATCCCATTATCGATGTGAATCATTTCCGCGAGGCAAAGCTGAATGACCGGGTAAGCCTTATCATTCATCCCCACGGCGGCCACTGCGGCTACATCAATGGTTTCCGTCTCCGTTCCTGGTACCAGGACTGGATGCTCCGCCTCTTCGGCAGTGAACTTAATTGA
- a CDS encoding Fis family transcriptional regulator, which produces MMYKDFSKERNVILDSIADGVFTIDMDYKITSINRAAETILGIREEEALGKFCYEIFHASICEHSCAMKETLITGRNIVNRTIFIVNSRGDRVPVSISTALLKNEKGETMGGVETFRDITEIEELRKTIEARFTFEDIVSKDKVMQEIFHILPDIAESDSSVLIEGPSGTGKELMARAVHNLSRRSEKPMITINCAALPDTLLESELFGYKAGAFTDARKDRPGKIAAAQGGTIFLDEIGEISRALQVKLLRFLQSHEYEPLGDTKTVKADVRIIAATNKNLYSEVQAGNFRDDLYYRLNVITIDLPPLHKRKEDIPFLVKHFIRQFNALKGKNIEGASDAVMNVLMEYSYPGNIRELENIIEHSFVLCNDSYIQPAHLPRFLRGADTPLPETMTLDEVERLYIIKSLEKNDWNRSRTADELGIDASTLWRKMKKYQITQ; this is translated from the coding sequence ATGATGTATAAAGATTTTTCAAAAGAAAGGAATGTCATACTGGACAGCATAGCCGACGGCGTGTTCACCATCGACATGGATTATAAAATCACATCGATCAACCGCGCCGCCGAAACCATCCTGGGCATACGCGAGGAAGAAGCCCTGGGAAAGTTCTGCTATGAAATTTTTCATGCCAGCATCTGCGAGCATTCCTGCGCCATGAAGGAAACGCTGATAACCGGAAGAAACATCGTGAACCGGACCATCTTCATTGTCAATTCCCGGGGCGACAGGGTCCCGGTGTCTATCAGCACGGCCCTGTTGAAGAATGAAAAAGGTGAAACCATGGGCGGCGTGGAAACCTTCCGTGACATTACCGAAATCGAGGAACTGCGAAAAACCATTGAGGCCCGGTTTACCTTTGAGGATATCGTCAGCAAGGATAAGGTCATGCAGGAGATCTTTCATATCCTGCCCGACATTGCCGAAAGTGACAGCTCGGTGCTCATTGAAGGGCCCAGCGGCACCGGCAAAGAGCTCATGGCCAGGGCCGTGCACAATCTGAGCAGGCGAAGTGAAAAACCCATGATCACCATCAACTGCGCCGCCCTCCCCGACACCCTGCTGGAGTCGGAACTCTTCGGCTATAAGGCCGGGGCCTTCACTGACGCCCGGAAGGACAGGCCGGGAAAAATCGCCGCAGCCCAGGGAGGCACCATCTTCCTCGACGAAATAGGCGAGATTTCCCGGGCTCTCCAGGTAAAGCTTCTGCGCTTTCTTCAGTCCCATGAATACGAGCCCCTGGGTGACACGAAAACCGTAAAAGCCGATGTGCGGATAATCGCCGCCACAAATAAAAACCTGTACAGCGAGGTCCAGGCAGGAAATTTCCGCGACGATCTCTATTACCGTCTCAATGTCATCACCATAGACCTTCCTCCACTGCATAAGAGAAAGGAGGATATCCCCTTCCTGGTGAAACACTTCATACGTCAGTTCAACGCCCTGAAGGGTAAAAACATCGAAGGGGCCTCGGACGCGGTCATGAATGTCCTCATGGAATACAGCTACCCGGGAAATATCCGCGAGCTGGAGAATATCATAGAACACAGCTTTGTATTATGCAATGACTCCTATATCCAGCCTGCCCATCTTCCCCGCTTTCTGCGCGGCGCTGATACTCCCCTGCCGGAAACCATGACTCTCGACGAGGTGGAGCGCCTCTACATCATCAAGTCTCTGGAAAAAAATGACTGGAACCGCTCCAGAACAGCAGATGAACTGGGTATTGACGCGTCCACCCTCTGGCGCAAGATGAAAAAGTACCAGATCACACAGTGA
- a CDS encoding dinitrogenase iron-molybdenum cofactor biosynthesis protein has translation MKIAITSEGKDLQSTVDPRFGRAKGFIIYDEASGKSSYIDNVQNLNAPQGAGIQSAKNIVDAGAEVLITGNVGPKAFNVLNQASVKIMIGASGSVSRALEDFKAGKLQEAGDANVEGHW, from the coding sequence ATGAAAATAGCCATTACATCGGAAGGAAAGGACCTGCAATCAACCGTGGATCCCCGCTTCGGCAGGGCAAAGGGCTTCATCATATATGACGAGGCCTCGGGTAAATCGTCATATATCGACAACGTGCAGAATCTCAATGCTCCCCAGGGAGCGGGCATCCAGTCTGCAAAAAACATCGTCGATGCCGGCGCGGAAGTGCTCATCACGGGCAATGTGGGCCCCAAGGCCTTCAATGTCCTTAACCAGGCATCGGTAAAAATAATGATCGGCGCATCGGGGAGCGTGAGCCGGGCGCTGGAGGATTTCAAAGCAGGCAAACTCCAGGAGGCCGGGGATGCCAACGTGGAAGGTCACTGGTAA
- a CDS encoding MBL fold metallo-hydrolase produces MKVTVVCENTVGVPMPRGLIGEHGLSFLIEGETRTLFDTGQGMGVIKNLAIMGKDVKTLDRIILSHGHFDHVGGLADVLAAKGTSIPVYIHPEAFQKKIAHVELPGNALEIPIGFGLSREEYEGKGAQFKDVKGFMEIEKGLSAISEIARPAGWKTWDVRLKVKEGDAIKSDPFNDDLSLLLETDSGPVVLLGCAHAGMVEILQDLSNKSGHREFHAVIGGTHLETAPADYVEKAIQALSDFKVKVVATSHCTGYAPANKIATRFKEAFKPAAVGSVFDF; encoded by the coding sequence ATGAAGGTTACAGTAGTATGTGAAAACACCGTGGGCGTTCCCATGCCCCGGGGACTGATCGGGGAGCATGGCCTCAGTTTCCTCATCGAGGGCGAAACACGGACACTCTTTGACACAGGCCAGGGAATGGGCGTCATTAAGAACCTGGCCATAATGGGAAAGGACGTCAAGACCCTGGACAGGATAATCCTCAGCCACGGCCATTTTGATCACGTGGGCGGACTTGCCGACGTTCTCGCTGCTAAAGGAACATCTATTCCCGTATACATCCACCCCGAGGCATTCCAGAAAAAAATCGCCCATGTGGAACTTCCGGGCAATGCACTGGAAATCCCCATTGGTTTCGGCTTATCCAGAGAAGAATATGAGGGCAAGGGAGCTCAGTTTAAAGATGTGAAGGGCTTCATGGAAATAGAAAAGGGCCTTTCGGCCATTAGTGAGATAGCAAGGCCCGCGGGATGGAAGACATGGGACGTGCGCCTCAAAGTGAAAGAAGGAGACGCCATTAAAAGCGATCCCTTCAACGACGACCTTTCCCTGCTCCTGGAAACTGACTCGGGCCCCGTTGTGCTCCTGGGATGCGCCCATGCCGGCATGGTGGAGATACTGCAGGACCTGAGCAATAAAAGCGGCCACAGGGAATTCCATGCCGTCATCGGCGGTACACACCTGGAAACGGCGCCGGCTGATTACGTGGAAAAAGCAATACAGGCGCTGTCGGATTTCAAGGTCAAAGTAGTGGCCACGTCGCACTGCACGGGTTATGCCCCGGCCAATAAAATAGCAACCCGTTTCAAGGAGGCCTTCAAGCCAGCTGCCGTGGGAAGTGTTTTTGATTTTTAA
- a CDS encoding (4Fe-4S)-binding protein, whose product MMNIAIASGKGGTGKTTVSVSLALYMSKKGIDVTIADCDVEEPNVDLFLKTTGKNTLAAHSLKPSVDMEKCSGCGKCQDICAFSSIVMIKGKPLVLPDMCHSCGGCKLVCPEGAIMEIEKEIGTIEESSGPHLRYIGGRLNIGEPMSPPLIKQVKEKIGTGACAIIDSPPGTSCPVIESINGADHILLVTEPTPFGLNDLKLAVGMVRETGTPFSVVINRCDTGDDGVLQYCRDENIDVAASFPDSREAAEYYSRGEVAEYFADKFAPILEEISSRFCIEDSNAGRKR is encoded by the coding sequence ATGATGAATATAGCAATAGCGAGCGGAAAGGGGGGCACGGGAAAAACGACAGTTTCGGTTTCCCTGGCCCTGTACATGTCTAAAAAAGGTATCGACGTCACAATCGCGGATTGTGACGTCGAAGAACCCAACGTGGATCTCTTCTTAAAGACAACGGGGAAAAATACACTAGCGGCCCATTCGCTGAAACCATCGGTAGACATGGAAAAATGCAGCGGATGCGGCAAATGCCAGGATATTTGCGCCTTTTCTTCTATCGTCATGATCAAGGGAAAGCCCCTGGTTCTCCCCGACATGTGCCATTCCTGCGGGGGATGCAAGCTGGTATGCCCCGAAGGGGCTATCATGGAAATTGAAAAAGAGATAGGCACGATAGAAGAAAGCTCCGGCCCGCATCTCCGCTATATCGGCGGAAGGCTCAACATCGGGGAACCCATGTCGCCGCCGCTCATAAAACAGGTAAAAGAAAAGATCGGCACCGGCGCATGTGCCATTATTGACTCGCCTCCCGGAACTTCGTGCCCCGTAATCGAATCGATAAACGGTGCGGACCACATCCTGCTGGTGACAGAACCGACCCCCTTCGGCCTCAACGACCTTAAACTGGCCGTTGGTATGGTGAGGGAAACCGGCACACCCTTCAGTGTAGTCATAAACCGCTGTGATACGGGCGATGACGGGGTCCTGCAGTACTGCCGGGATGAGAATATTGACGTGGCCGCTTCCTTTCCCGATTCACGCGAGGCGGCGGAATACTATTCCCGGGGAGAGGTTGCGGAATACTTCGCGGATAAGTTTGCTCCCATCCTGGAAGAAATTTCATCGCGATTCTGTATCGAGGACTCAAACGCAGGGAGGAAGCGATGA
- a CDS encoding (4Fe-4S)-binding protein, which yields MKELVVISGKGGTGKTSITASLSSLAENKVVADCDVDAADMHLILKPRVQFEEEFEGGRMAVIDPAACTSCGECTRLCRFDAIKVTDGVYSVKKLSCEGCNVCAHFCPVGAIEMKDKIAGKWFISDTRHGPFVHAAMNIAEENSGKLVTKVRQEAKKIAVEKGLDFIITDGSPGIGCPVIASITGADQVLIVTEPTVSGYHDMRRTVELISHFRIPGMVCINKYDLNMDVVAEIEEFCKTNGIEVIARVPYDRDFTRAMLNAQSIIEYSGGTTSAIIRAMWEKILSSPAVAEK from the coding sequence ATGAAAGAACTGGTGGTTATAAGCGGAAAAGGGGGCACGGGAAAAACCAGCATCACCGCCTCACTATCCTCCCTGGCCGAAAACAAGGTCGTGGCGGACTGCGATGTCGATGCCGCCGACATGCATCTCATATTGAAGCCCCGGGTTCAGTTCGAAGAAGAATTTGAAGGGGGCCGCATGGCCGTGATCGACCCCGCAGCATGCACGTCATGCGGAGAATGCACGCGCCTCTGCAGGTTCGACGCCATCAAAGTAACTGACGGCGTATACAGCGTCAAGAAGCTTTCCTGTGAGGGGTGCAATGTCTGCGCTCACTTCTGTCCCGTCGGGGCCATAGAAATGAAGGATAAAATCGCCGGCAAATGGTTTATTTCCGACACACGGCACGGCCCATTTGTCCATGCCGCCATGAACATTGCCGAGGAGAATTCAGGCAAACTTGTCACAAAAGTACGCCAGGAGGCAAAAAAAATTGCCGTTGAAAAGGGGCTGGATTTCATCATCACCGACGGTTCCCCCGGCATCGGATGCCCTGTCATAGCATCCATTACGGGAGCCGACCAGGTACTCATCGTCACGGAACCGACCGTATCGGGATACCACGATATGCGCCGCACTGTGGAGCTCATCAGCCACTTCAGGATACCGGGGATGGTATGCATTAATAAATATGATCTCAACATGGATGTTGTTGCTGAAATAGAAGAATTTTGCAAAACAAACGGGATAGAGGTGATAGCCCGGGTACCCTACGACCGTGATTTCACCAGAGCCATGCTTAACGCACAGAGCATCATAGAATATTCCGGCGGGACCACATCGGCGATCATACGGGCGATGTGGGAAAAAATACTGTCGTCTCCTGCCGTGGCGGAAAAGTGA
- a CDS encoding ATP-binding protein → MTFKNNKTGTAIPVHSATDITKQKEEQDLKENLGKIKHKIVVLSGKGGVGKSTVAVNLAVSLAEKKFRVGLLDVDIHGPSVPKLLGLEKNKLSADENEKLLPAVYSDHLKVVSVGFLIDDEKDPVVWRGPLKYGIIKQFLKDVAWGELDYLIIDSPPGTGDEPLSVCQLIEDAAGAVVVTTPQDVALIDVKKSITFCHKLNMPVLGVVENMSGFTCPHCGKTVDIFKKGGGKSMSEEMNVPFLGAIPIDISIAHGGDAGKPEILANPEKTTGKAFTEILNNILKNISK, encoded by the coding sequence ATGACTTTTAAAAACAATAAAACAGGCACGGCTATCCCCGTCCATTCGGCAACGGATATCACAAAACAGAAGGAGGAGCAGGACCTGAAGGAGAATCTTGGAAAAATCAAACACAAGATAGTAGTCCTTTCCGGAAAGGGCGGCGTAGGGAAAAGCACCGTGGCCGTAAACCTGGCCGTGTCCCTGGCGGAAAAAAAATTCCGCGTCGGCCTTCTGGATGTGGACATTCACGGCCCCAGCGTTCCCAAACTTCTGGGACTGGAAAAAAACAAACTCTCGGCCGACGAAAATGAGAAATTGCTGCCGGCCGTATATAGTGACCATCTCAAGGTGGTTTCGGTGGGTTTTCTTATCGACGATGAAAAAGATCCTGTTGTCTGGCGCGGCCCTCTGAAATACGGCATTATCAAGCAATTTCTTAAAGACGTGGCCTGGGGAGAACTTGATTATCTCATCATCGATTCTCCTCCCGGCACAGGTGACGAGCCTCTTTCAGTATGCCAGCTTATTGAAGACGCAGCAGGAGCCGTCGTGGTCACCACGCCCCAGGACGTGGCACTTATAGATGTAAAAAAATCCATCACCTTCTGCCACAAGCTCAACATGCCGGTTCTGGGTGTGGTGGAAAACATGAGCGGGTTTACCTGCCCCCACTGCGGAAAAACCGTGGATATTTTCAAAAAAGGCGGCGGAAAAAGCATGTCGGAGGAGATGAACGTGCCCTTCTTGGGCGCCATCCCCATTGACATTTCCATCGCCCACGGGGGTGATGCGGGTAAACCGGAAATTCTCGCCAATCCGGAAAAGACCACGGGAAAGGCCTTTACGGAAATACTGAACAATATTTTGAAAAATATATCCAAATAA
- a CDS encoding ATPase: MRIAIPVANGALCMHFGHCEQFAIIDVDVEKKSILKKDFVTPPPHEPGLLPRWLAEKGATCIIAGGMGGRAQDLFTQNNIRVVTGAPAESPDKIVEAFLDNKLVTGPNTCDH; the protein is encoded by the coding sequence ATGAGAATAGCAATCCCCGTAGCCAACGGCGCACTGTGCATGCACTTCGGTCACTGTGAACAGTTTGCCATAATCGATGTGGATGTGGAGAAAAAATCCATTCTTAAAAAAGATTTCGTGACACCCCCGCCCCACGAGCCGGGACTTTTACCCCGCTGGCTCGCCGAAAAGGGCGCCACGTGCATCATTGCCGGGGGCATGGGCGGCAGGGCCCAGGACCTCTTTACGCAGAATAACATCCGGGTCGTAACGGGCGCACCGGCGGAGAGCCCGGATAAAATCGTCGAGGCCTTTCTTGACAATAAACTGGTCACGGGCCCCAACACCTGCGATCATTAA
- a CDS encoding YaiI/YqxD family protein: protein MKILVDADACPSAIKDILIRAAERVRIPVIFIANQHVRLPVSDYISMILVEAGPDIADDRIVELAEDGDIVISEDIPLADRAIDKGAFIISTRGELYTKENIKQRLATRDLLNDLRSAGIETGGPDRLSQKDIRMFANQLDRFLTKHC from the coding sequence ATGAAAATTCTTGTTGATGCCGATGCCTGTCCCTCAGCCATAAAGGATATACTGATCCGGGCTGCGGAACGGGTCAGGATACCCGTTATTTTTATCGCCAATCAGCATGTCCGACTGCCTGTTTCGGATTATATCTCAATGATACTCGTCGAGGCCGGACCTGATATTGCCGATGACAGGATAGTTGAACTTGCGGAAGACGGCGACATTGTTATCAGTGAAGATATTCCCCTGGCCGATCGCGCGATAGATAAAGGAGCTTTTATAATATCTACACGGGGTGAACTGTACACAAAGGAAAATATCAAACAACGCCTTGCCACGCGTGATCTGCTGAATGATCTCCGCAGTGCCGGAATAGAAACGGGAGGCCCCGACCGATTGAGCCAGAAAGATATCAGGATGTTCGCCAATCAGCTGGACCGGTTTTTGACAAAGCACTGCTGA
- a CDS encoding sodium-dependent transporter — protein MENQNAREHWGSRLGFILAAAGSAVGLGNIWKFPYLAGENGGAAFVLIYLLCILILGLPIMIAEIVIGRHTEKNPVGAFRTIGGGRWVIVGYMGVITGFLIMTYYSVVGGWTMGYMVKSLSGTITSISSTRMSEDIFSAFIQDPVQMLAYHSLFISATVFIVYRGISNGIEKWTKVLMPVLFIIILILIVRSVTLPGAERGLSFYLMPDFSKITTKVIIEALGQCFFSLSLGMGAMITYGSYLSRKEKILSSALQIVILDTLAAFLVGLAIFPALFAVGMTPEKGPGLTFNVLPVVFSKMPYGSIFSTLFFMLLFIAALTSSISLVQVVVSYTTDEWGWSRRKAALSTGAAILLLGIPAALSFGAMKDVKIFLGNTYFDFMDKVTTIYMLPIGGLLIAICLGWKYGLNNTMHELDPDTNNVLLEKIWALSIKYIAPLLLVAIIGYFGIYSMVK, from the coding sequence ATGGAAAACCAGAATGCACGCGAACACTGGGGATCACGATTGGGGTTTATACTTGCCGCCGCGGGTTCGGCTGTCGGTCTGGGCAACATCTGGAAATTCCCCTATCTTGCCGGTGAAAACGGGGGAGCGGCCTTCGTATTAATATACCTGCTCTGTATTCTGATACTGGGGTTACCCATCATGATCGCCGAGATCGTCATCGGCAGGCACACAGAAAAAAATCCCGTTGGCGCCTTCAGGACCATCGGGGGAGGAAGATGGGTCATTGTGGGCTACATGGGGGTCATTACCGGCTTTCTTATCATGACCTATTACAGCGTCGTGGGCGGCTGGACCATGGGATATATGGTAAAAAGCCTTTCGGGCACCATAACATCAATATCGAGCACCCGGATGTCCGAAGATATTTTCTCAGCGTTCATACAGGACCCTGTTCAGATGCTTGCATATCACTCCCTTTTTATCTCAGCCACGGTCTTCATTGTATATCGGGGGATATCAAACGGTATTGAAAAATGGACCAAGGTACTCATGCCCGTACTCTTTATCATCATATTAATTCTTATCGTACGGTCCGTCACGCTTCCCGGCGCGGAAAGAGGTCTCTCTTTCTACCTCATGCCCGATTTCTCAAAAATCACCACCAAGGTCATTATTGAAGCCCTGGGCCAGTGTTTTTTCAGCCTGAGCCTGGGCATGGGAGCCATGATCACCTATGGAAGCTACCTGTCGCGCAAGGAAAAGATACTTTCTTCAGCCCTGCAGATAGTGATCCTCGACACGCTCGCTGCCTTTCTCGTGGGACTGGCCATTTTCCCCGCGCTCTTCGCCGTGGGCATGACTCCAGAAAAAGGGCCCGGGCTCACGTTCAATGTGCTTCCCGTGGTATTTTCCAAAATGCCCTATGGATCCATTTTCTCAACGCTCTTTTTCATGCTCCTGTTTATCGCGGCCCTCACTTCATCCATATCCCTGGTACAGGTAGTTGTATCCTATACCACGGATGAATGGGGCTGGAGCCGCAGAAAGGCGGCACTCTCTACCGGAGCAGCTATTCTCCTCCTGGGCATACCCGCCGCGCTTTCCTTCGGCGCCATGAAAGATGTTAAAATCTTCCTGGGCAATACCTATTTCGATTTTATGGATAAAGTGACGACCATTTACATGCTTCCCATTGGAGGGCTTTTAATCGCCATTTGCCTGGGATGGAAATATGGTCTGAACAATACCATGCATGAACTCGATCCCGACACCAACAATGTGCTCCTGGAAAAAATATGGGCCCTTTCGATTAAATATATAGCGCCCCTGCTGCTCGTGGCGATTATCGGATATTTTGGTATTTACAGTATGGTGAAATAA
- a CDS encoding inosine monophosphate cyclohydrolase, translating into MQINETAKTNFSGLSANPYPGRGIVIGTSPDETSIYQIYWIMGRSANSRNRIFLKEDNNFLKTKAFDESKVEDPSLIIYYPLKHIKNAHIVTNGDQTDTIHESIKKGGSFEDALHTRDFEPDGPNFTPRISGITDLDDKKYIYRLAINKTIGNNEKYPLRQFFCYASPLAGFGHMITTYSGDGNPLPSFQGEPLIVPIFDSIGENLKNYWGALNSDNRISLLVKKIDRREGTVEIVVENKLV; encoded by the coding sequence ATGCAGATCAACGAAACGGCAAAAACAAACTTTTCCGGCCTCAGCGCCAATCCCTATCCCGGAAGGGGCATTGTCATCGGCACATCCCCCGATGAAACGAGCATCTATCAGATTTACTGGATCATGGGCAGAAGCGCCAACAGTCGCAACCGGATATTCCTGAAAGAAGACAACAATTTTCTCAAGACCAAGGCCTTCGACGAATCCAAAGTGGAGGACCCTTCCCTAATCATCTACTATCCCCTTAAGCATATAAAAAACGCCCACATCGTTACCAACGGCGACCAGACCGACACAATTCATGAATCGATCAAAAAAGGCGGCTCCTTCGAAGACGCTCTGCACACGCGCGATTTCGAGCCCGACGGCCCCAACTTCACACCCAGGATTTCCGGCATCACTGATCTGGACGACAAAAAATATATTTACCGGCTGGCCATTAACAAGACCATCGGCAACAACGAAAAATATCCCCTGCGTCAGTTCTTCTGCTACGCATCGCCCCTGGCGGGTTTCGGCCACATGATCACAACCTATTCCGGCGACGGCAATCCACTTCCCTCATTCCAGGGAGAGCCGCTCATCGTGCCCATATTTGACAGCATCGGGGAAAACCTGAAAAACTACTGGGGAGCCCTGAACAGCGATAACAGGATATCCCTCCTGGTGAAAAAAATAGACCGCCGGGAAGGAACCGTTGAGATTGTCGTGGAGAACAAACTGGTTTAA
- the pfkA gene encoding 6-phosphofructokinase, which translates to MKRIGVLTSGGDCSGMNACVRSIVRTALSQGIEVYGFKKGYQGLLDNDYRSLTSQDVSGKIGRAGTFLQSARCLEFKTDEGMKRGHENLIDLGIDGIIVIGGNGSLSGALKLHEIGVPAVGVPASIDNDLYGTDMSMGVDSALNVIVNAVDMIRDTASSHDRMFIIEVMGRNCGYLALASAVATGAEAALIPEVPYNLDEIARRLKRRFKEKKTNSIIIVSEGAGSAADFAAKLTGKVGYDIRVSVLGHMQRGGNPSVFDRVLASKMGRNAVLALEKGESGVMMTYCDSVYSSISLSEALSKQRPLSQSLLDLAALLES; encoded by the coding sequence GTGAAACGCATCGGCGTACTTACCTCGGGCGGCGACTGCAGCGGTATGAACGCCTGCGTGCGCTCCATTGTCCGGACCGCCCTGTCCCAGGGCATCGAAGTCTACGGCTTTAAAAAGGGCTACCAGGGCCTTCTGGACAATGATTATCGCAGCCTCACATCCCAGGACGTTTCCGGCAAAATCGGCCGGGCCGGCACTTTTCTTCAATCGGCGCGCTGCCTGGAATTCAAAACCGACGAAGGAATGAAGCGCGGCCATGAAAACCTCATCGACCTGGGCATCGACGGGATCATTGTCATCGGCGGAAACGGCTCCCTCTCAGGAGCGCTGAAGCTCCATGAGATCGGTGTTCCTGCCGTGGGCGTTCCCGCATCAATAGACAATGACCTTTACGGGACGGACATGTCCATGGGCGTCGACTCTGCTCTCAACGTGATTGTCAACGCCGTTGATATGATCAGGGACACGGCCTCGAGCCATGACCGCATGTTCATTATCGAGGTGATGGGAAGAAACTGCGGCTACCTGGCCCTGGCTTCAGCCGTGGCAACAGGAGCCGAGGCGGCCCTCATACCCGAGGTACCTTACAACCTTGATGAAATCGCGCGCAGGCTCAAGCGCCGCTTCAAGGAAAAGAAAACAAACAGCATCATCATTGTTTCTGAAGGCGCCGGATCGGCCGCGGATTTCGCCGCAAAGCTTACGGGGAAAGTGGGGTATGATATACGCGTCTCCGTACTGGGACACATGCAGCGCGGGGGAAATCCCTCGGTGTTCGACCGCGTACTGGCGAGCAAGATGGGCCGTAATGCCGTACTGGCCCTGGAAAAGGGCGAGAGCGGCGTCATGATGACCTACTGTGACAGTGTATATTCATCCATATCCCTGAGCGAGGCACTGTCGAAGCAGCGGCCCCTGTCGCAGAGCCTCCTGGATCTCGCGGCTCTGCTGGAGAGCTGA